A portion of the Lolium rigidum isolate FL_2022 chromosome 1, APGP_CSIRO_Lrig_0.1, whole genome shotgun sequence genome contains these proteins:
- the LOC124699834 gene encoding receptor-like cytosolic serine/threonine-protein kinase RBK1 isoform X1, whose translation MTKLKEYFLLESAEAGGGERAEDFRRPASDEEVQGVEQEESKRSPSEQADEDCDNSGSVTAAPAPSEDPSEGHSSDSSNQCAGSDGGVKEVPEMDSKGSNYDNSECIDQSSPRAVLDISVSGSVDSDENSSAEQTAEPSRSLHWRNLVGGLILSRKKLMARAVTFPQRSKSSGLKRYLGRIRSGRNQIDCSAIAPEIFPEIEKWRPSWRSFDYDELCTATDRFSSDNLIGKGGHAEVYRGQLADGQFVAVKRLTKGGNKEDRISDFLSELGIIAHVNHPNAAQLLGFSVEGGLHLVLQFSPHGSLASVLHGAKGALRWKARFSIALGIAEGLFYLHEGCHRHIIHRDIKASNILLTEEYQPQISDFGLAKWLPDKCTHQVVFPIEGTFGYMAPEYFMHGIINEKTDVFAYGVLLLELVTGRKAVDSSRQSLVIWAKPLLESNNMKGLVDPSLDAGYDPEEMALTLAVASMCIHHSSNLRPSMRSVVRFLKGDRESLELMGKPKPTKPPMFDSCDSEDYTRTSYLNDLDKHKQLALEQ comes from the exons TGCAAGGAGTGGAGCAAGAAGAGAGCAAGAGAAGCCCCAGCGAACAGGCTGACGAGGATTGCGACAACAGTGGGTCAGTAACCGCTGCCCCTGCGCCAAGTGAAGATCCCAGTGAGGGGCACAGCAGTGACAGCAGCAACCAATGTGCTGGTTCTGACGGAGGTGTCAAAGAGGTGCCTGAAATGGATTCCAAGGGAAGCAACTACGACAACTCTGAGTGCATCGACCAGAGCTCTCCACGTGCTGTATTGGACATATCGGTATCGGGTAGCGTGGACTCTGACGAGAACTCCTCTGCTGAGCAGACAGCAGAGCCCAGCCGCAGTTTGCACTGGAGAAATCTGGTCGGTGGACTAATActgtcgaggaagaagttgaTGGCTAGAGCAGTGACATTCCCTCAGAGATCCAAGAGCTCCGGGCTTAAAAGGTACCTGGGGAGGATCCGGAGTGGTAGGAACCAGATAGACTGCAGTGCCATTGCCCCAGAGATCTTCCCTGAAATtgagaagtggaggccatcatggAGAAGCTTTGACTACGATGAGCTCTGTACTGCAACTGACAGATTTAGTTCAG ATAATTTGATCGGAAAGGGAGGGCATGCTGAGGTGTACAGAGGACAGCTTGCTGATGGACAGTTTGTGGCAGTGAAGAGACTAACAAAAGGTGGTAACAAAGAGGACAGGATTAGCGACTTCCTATCTGAGCTTGGAATTATAGCACATGTTAACCACCCAAATGCGGCACAGCTCTTGGGGTTCAGTGTGGAAGGTGGCTTGCACTTGGTTCTTCAATTCTCACCACATGGAAGCTTGGCTTCTGTTCTCCATG GTGCAAAGGGAGCCCTCAGGTGGAAGGCCCGGTTCAGTATTGCACTTGGAATCGCTGAAGGGCTATTTTATTTACATGAAGGTTGTCATCGGCACATCATTCACAGAGACATCAAGGCTTCAAATATTCTTTTAACTGAAGAGTATCAACCTCAG ATTTCAGATTTTGGCCTTGCGAAATGGCTTCCTGATAAATGCACCCATCAGGTTGTGTTCCCCATTGAAGGCACATTTGG GTATATGGCTCCAGAGTACTTCATGCATGGGATCATAAATGAGAAGACCGACGTATTTGCATATGGAGTATTGCTTCTTGAACTAGTGACAGGGCGGAAAGCGGTGGACTCTTCCAGACAAAGCCTAGTGATATGG GCAAAACCGCTGCTCGAGTCGAACAACATGAAGGGACTAGTGGATCCTTCTCTTGATGCTGGATATGACCCAGAAGAGATGGCACTCACCCTAGCAGTGGCATCGATGTGCATTCACCACAGCTCAAACTTGCGGCCTAGCATGAGATCG GTGGTCCGTTTCTTGAAGGGAGACAGAGAATCACTTGAACTGATGGGGAAGCCTAAACCCACGAAGCCCCCTATGTTTGACTCCTGTGATTCAGAAGATTACACTCGCACAAGTTACCTCAATGATCTGGACAAGCACAAACAGCTTGCCTTGGAGCAGTAA
- the LOC124699834 gene encoding receptor-like cytosolic serine/threonine-protein kinase RBK1 isoform X2, with protein MASKEEAGGGERAEDFRRPASDEEVQGVEQEESKRSPSEQADEDCDNSGSVTAAPAPSEDPSEGHSSDSSNQCAGSDGGVKEVPEMDSKGSNYDNSECIDQSSPRAVLDISVSGSVDSDENSSAEQTAEPSRSLHWRNLVGGLILSRKKLMARAVTFPQRSKSSGLKRYLGRIRSGRNQIDCSAIAPEIFPEIEKWRPSWRSFDYDELCTATDRFSSDNLIGKGGHAEVYRGQLADGQFVAVKRLTKGGNKEDRISDFLSELGIIAHVNHPNAAQLLGFSVEGGLHLVLQFSPHGSLASVLHGAKGALRWKARFSIALGIAEGLFYLHEGCHRHIIHRDIKASNILLTEEYQPQISDFGLAKWLPDKCTHQVVFPIEGTFGYMAPEYFMHGIINEKTDVFAYGVLLLELVTGRKAVDSSRQSLVIWAKPLLESNNMKGLVDPSLDAGYDPEEMALTLAVASMCIHHSSNLRPSMRSVVRFLKGDRESLELMGKPKPTKPPMFDSCDSEDYTRTSYLNDLDKHKQLALEQ; from the exons TGCAAGGAGTGGAGCAAGAAGAGAGCAAGAGAAGCCCCAGCGAACAGGCTGACGAGGATTGCGACAACAGTGGGTCAGTAACCGCTGCCCCTGCGCCAAGTGAAGATCCCAGTGAGGGGCACAGCAGTGACAGCAGCAACCAATGTGCTGGTTCTGACGGAGGTGTCAAAGAGGTGCCTGAAATGGATTCCAAGGGAAGCAACTACGACAACTCTGAGTGCATCGACCAGAGCTCTCCACGTGCTGTATTGGACATATCGGTATCGGGTAGCGTGGACTCTGACGAGAACTCCTCTGCTGAGCAGACAGCAGAGCCCAGCCGCAGTTTGCACTGGAGAAATCTGGTCGGTGGACTAATActgtcgaggaagaagttgaTGGCTAGAGCAGTGACATTCCCTCAGAGATCCAAGAGCTCCGGGCTTAAAAGGTACCTGGGGAGGATCCGGAGTGGTAGGAACCAGATAGACTGCAGTGCCATTGCCCCAGAGATCTTCCCTGAAATtgagaagtggaggccatcatggAGAAGCTTTGACTACGATGAGCTCTGTACTGCAACTGACAGATTTAGTTCAG ATAATTTGATCGGAAAGGGAGGGCATGCTGAGGTGTACAGAGGACAGCTTGCTGATGGACAGTTTGTGGCAGTGAAGAGACTAACAAAAGGTGGTAACAAAGAGGACAGGATTAGCGACTTCCTATCTGAGCTTGGAATTATAGCACATGTTAACCACCCAAATGCGGCACAGCTCTTGGGGTTCAGTGTGGAAGGTGGCTTGCACTTGGTTCTTCAATTCTCACCACATGGAAGCTTGGCTTCTGTTCTCCATG GTGCAAAGGGAGCCCTCAGGTGGAAGGCCCGGTTCAGTATTGCACTTGGAATCGCTGAAGGGCTATTTTATTTACATGAAGGTTGTCATCGGCACATCATTCACAGAGACATCAAGGCTTCAAATATTCTTTTAACTGAAGAGTATCAACCTCAG ATTTCAGATTTTGGCCTTGCGAAATGGCTTCCTGATAAATGCACCCATCAGGTTGTGTTCCCCATTGAAGGCACATTTGG GTATATGGCTCCAGAGTACTTCATGCATGGGATCATAAATGAGAAGACCGACGTATTTGCATATGGAGTATTGCTTCTTGAACTAGTGACAGGGCGGAAAGCGGTGGACTCTTCCAGACAAAGCCTAGTGATATGG GCAAAACCGCTGCTCGAGTCGAACAACATGAAGGGACTAGTGGATCCTTCTCTTGATGCTGGATATGACCCAGAAGAGATGGCACTCACCCTAGCAGTGGCATCGATGTGCATTCACCACAGCTCAAACTTGCGGCCTAGCATGAGATCG GTGGTCCGTTTCTTGAAGGGAGACAGAGAATCACTTGAACTGATGGGGAAGCCTAAACCCACGAAGCCCCCTATGTTTGACTCCTGTGATTCAGAAGATTACACTCGCACAAGTTACCTCAATGATCTGGACAAGCACAAACAGCTTGCCTTGGAGCAGTAA